From the Nocardiopsis changdeensis genome, one window contains:
- the tatA gene encoding Sec-independent protein translocase subunit TatA: MGIGAREILILLVIALLLFGAKKLPDLARSLGRSARILKAESKGLVENEDDQNQQAQQQPQAQQPQQQAAPQAQPQQPQTSYPQLPPGQRIVNEAGEPQPYNNQQ, encoded by the coding sequence ATGGGTATCGGGGCACGTGAGATCCTGATCCTCCTGGTCATCGCACTGCTGCTGTTCGGAGCCAAGAAGCTCCCGGACCTGGCCCGCTCCCTGGGCCGCAGCGCCCGCATCCTCAAGGCCGAGAGCAAGGGCCTGGTGGAGAACGAGGACGACCAGAACCAGCAGGCCCAGCAGCAGCCGCAGGCCCAGCAGCCGCAGCAGCAGGCCGCGCCCCAGGCGCAGCCGCAGCAGCCGCAGACCTCCTACCCGCAGCTGCCGCCCGGCCAGCGCATCGTCAACGAGGCCGGCGAGCCCCAGCCCTACAACAACCAGCAGTAA
- a CDS encoding helix-turn-helix transcriptional regulator translates to MSRRKTERQLNLVICLLSTRRHLTAQEIRRTVYGYAEADSEQAFKRMFERDKRELRDSGIPIQVGTGDAISGEEGYRISRADYELPEIELLPDEAVVLGLAARAWRHASLGEAAANALFKLRSAGVPVDTEAAPGLTPAMRTDEPAFGPVWQAVRDRRPIAFDYRKPGQSEPERREVEPWGIVNLRGHWYVVGHDRLRDARRVFRLGRIRGEVEVLRGGPDVVVPEGVDLRSVAAGHRAEPEATATVRVRADTAHALRRGALRVVPGGREGADGGWDVLTVPYTDVPDLVEHVASYGANAVIVEPAEARAAVVEHLSATADAGVPDPDPAPAAEAAPGGGPARGPRSADQLRRLLMLVPYALGRDVRVPEVAEHFGLTEKQVVADLSLLWMCGLPGYTPGDLIDVDLDAARETGEIIIGNADTLAQPLRLTADEAASLVVGLSLLEALPEAEGLESGALKRVSEKLRTAAGTALGSLADSVQVRLEDSDDEQVEQTRRRCAEALESGQRLHLRYLSGYLDQVTERDVDPMGLVVQDGHTFLEGYCRLREDVRLFRLDRVLALTVLPYPAEVPEGVGRRDLSGGLLQLSDRDALVTLDLESSARWVTEDYVCESTAELPGGGVRASLRTPAPAWVVRLALRLGPRGRITAPPALAEQARAEARRTLELYRAP, encoded by the coding sequence ATGTCGCGCAGGAAGACGGAACGGCAGTTGAACCTGGTCATCTGCCTGTTGTCCACGCGCCGCCACCTGACGGCCCAGGAGATCCGCCGTACGGTGTACGGCTACGCCGAGGCCGACAGCGAGCAGGCGTTCAAGCGCATGTTCGAGCGGGACAAGCGGGAGCTGCGCGACAGCGGCATCCCCATCCAGGTGGGCACCGGCGACGCGATCAGCGGCGAGGAGGGCTACCGCATCTCCCGGGCCGACTACGAGCTGCCCGAGATCGAGCTGCTGCCCGACGAGGCCGTGGTGCTGGGCCTGGCCGCCCGCGCCTGGCGGCACGCCTCCCTGGGCGAGGCCGCGGCCAACGCCCTGTTCAAGCTGCGCTCGGCCGGGGTGCCGGTGGACACCGAGGCCGCCCCGGGGCTGACCCCCGCCATGCGCACCGACGAGCCCGCGTTCGGGCCGGTCTGGCAGGCGGTGCGCGACCGGCGGCCGATCGCCTTCGACTACCGCAAACCCGGCCAGTCCGAGCCCGAGCGGCGCGAGGTCGAGCCCTGGGGCATCGTCAACCTGCGCGGACACTGGTACGTGGTGGGCCACGACCGGCTGCGCGACGCCCGCCGCGTGTTCCGCCTGGGCCGCATCCGCGGCGAGGTGGAGGTCCTGCGCGGCGGCCCCGACGTGGTCGTGCCCGAGGGCGTCGACCTGCGGTCGGTGGCGGCCGGGCACCGGGCCGAGCCGGAGGCGACCGCCACCGTGCGCGTGCGCGCCGACACCGCCCACGCCCTGCGCCGCGGGGCGCTGCGCGTGGTCCCGGGCGGGCGCGAGGGCGCCGACGGCGGCTGGGACGTCCTCACCGTCCCCTACACCGACGTCCCCGACCTGGTCGAGCACGTGGCCTCCTACGGCGCCAACGCCGTCATCGTCGAACCCGCCGAGGCCCGTGCCGCCGTGGTCGAGCACCTGTCGGCGACGGCCGACGCCGGGGTCCCCGACCCCGACCCGGCCCCGGCCGCCGAGGCGGCCCCCGGCGGCGGCCCGGCGCGCGGGCCGCGCTCGGCCGACCAGCTGCGCCGCCTGCTGATGCTCGTGCCCTACGCCCTGGGCCGCGACGTGCGGGTGCCGGAGGTGGCGGAGCACTTCGGCCTCACCGAGAAGCAGGTGGTCGCCGACCTGAGCCTGCTGTGGATGTGCGGCCTGCCCGGGTACACCCCCGGCGACCTCATCGACGTGGACCTGGACGCGGCCAGGGAGACCGGCGAGATCATCATCGGCAACGCCGACACGCTGGCCCAGCCGCTGCGGCTGACCGCCGACGAGGCGGCCAGCCTGGTCGTGGGCCTGTCGCTGCTGGAGGCGCTGCCCGAGGCCGAGGGCCTGGAGTCGGGCGCCCTCAAGCGGGTCTCGGAGAAGCTGCGCACCGCCGCGGGCACCGCCCTGGGCTCCCTGGCCGACTCGGTGCAGGTCCGCCTGGAGGACTCCGACGACGAGCAGGTCGAGCAGACGCGGCGGCGCTGCGCCGAGGCCCTGGAGTCGGGCCAGCGCCTGCACCTGCGCTACCTGTCCGGGTACCTGGACCAGGTCACCGAGCGCGACGTGGACCCCATGGGCCTGGTCGTCCAGGACGGCCACACCTTCCTGGAGGGGTACTGCCGGCTGCGCGAGGACGTGCGCCTGTTCCGCCTGGACCGGGTGCTGGCCCTCACCGTGCTGCCCTACCCGGCCGAGGTGCCCGAGGGGGTGGGCCGCCGCGACCTGTCCGGCGGGCTGCTCCAGCTCTCCGACCGCGACGCGCTGGTCACCCTGGACCTGGAGTCCTCGGCCCGGTGGGTCACCGAGGACTACGTGTGCGAGTCGACGGCGGAGCTGCCGGGGGGCGGGGTCCGCGCCTCGCTGCGCACCCCCGCGCCCGCCTGGGTGGTGCGGCTGGCCCTGCGGCTCGGCCCGCGGGGGCGGATCACGGCGCCGCCGGCGCTGGCCGAGCAGGCGCGGGCCGAGGCGCGCCGGACGCTGGAGCTCTACCGGGCGCCCTGA
- a CDS encoding DUF3866 family protein, which yields MIRWRRGEVRELLPSWPGVRVCLAAVEDGAGGEAQCRAIAYTGLVGDPRPGDTVLLNTGALDLGLGTGGYAMVVALPDRLPPDREGPGHLVKARYTPLQALVEGADEQDSPHHATLRDAAGLAGMPVVVADLHSSLPAVLAGVLHERPGARVVNVMTDGGALPAAFSRTLGVLREEGLLAGCVTTGQAFGGDLEAVTVHSGLLAARHVLGADAAVVCQGPGNLGTGTPWGFSGVSCGEAVNAAAVLDGHPVAALRVSEADPRPRHRGVSHHSLTAYGRVALARADVVVPLLPGVFGERVRAQAAPLGARHTLVDVGVEGLEEALLALPVKPSTMGRGLEEDRAAFLSAAAAGRHCAALI from the coding sequence ATGATCCGGTGGCGCCGTGGTGAAGTCCGTGAACTCCTCCCGTCCTGGCCCGGGGTGCGGGTGTGCCTGGCCGCCGTCGAGGACGGCGCGGGCGGGGAGGCGCAGTGCCGGGCGATCGCCTACACCGGTCTGGTGGGCGACCCCCGCCCCGGCGACACCGTGCTGCTCAACACCGGGGCCCTGGACCTGGGGCTGGGCACCGGCGGGTACGCGATGGTGGTGGCCCTGCCCGACCGGCTGCCGCCCGACCGGGAGGGGCCCGGGCACCTGGTCAAGGCGCGGTACACCCCGCTCCAGGCATTGGTGGAGGGCGCCGACGAGCAGGACTCCCCGCACCACGCGACGCTGCGCGACGCGGCCGGGCTGGCGGGCATGCCCGTGGTGGTCGCCGACCTGCACTCGTCGCTGCCCGCGGTGCTGGCCGGGGTGCTGCACGAGCGGCCCGGGGCGCGGGTGGTCAACGTCATGACCGACGGCGGTGCGCTGCCCGCCGCGTTCTCCCGGACCCTCGGGGTGCTGCGCGAGGAGGGGCTGCTGGCGGGGTGCGTGACCACCGGGCAGGCGTTCGGCGGCGACCTGGAGGCGGTGACGGTCCACTCCGGGCTGCTGGCCGCCCGGCACGTGCTGGGCGCGGACGCGGCGGTGGTCTGCCAGGGCCCGGGCAACCTGGGAACCGGGACCCCCTGGGGGTTCTCGGGGGTGTCCTGCGGCGAGGCGGTCAACGCGGCGGCGGTGCTGGACGGGCACCCGGTGGCGGCGCTGCGGGTCAGCGAGGCCGACCCCCGCCCCCGGCACCGGGGGGTGTCCCACCACAGCCTGACGGCCTACGGGCGGGTGGCGCTGGCCCGCGCCGACGTGGTGGTGCCGCTGCTGCCGGGGGTGTTCGGGGAACGGGTGCGCGCCCAGGCGGCGCCGCTGGGCGCCCGGCACACGCTGGTGGACGTGGGTGTGGAGGGCCTGGAGGAGGCGCTGCTGGCGCTGCCGGTGAAGCCCTCCACCATGGGCCGGGGCCTGGAGGAGGACCGGGCGGCGTTCCTGAGCGCGGCCGCCGCCGGCCGCCACTGCGCCGCCCTCATCTGA
- a CDS encoding methionyl-tRNA formyltransferase — protein sequence MDRAEGESVEDRLRYCYVSGLSLGVPALEELCAQGRPPSLVVSYPAELAHRSGYVDYEAVTRRHDLEHLRASDLGSDEVRDALAVRGVALLVVAGWSSPVPERLLAALPRGGVGLHPAPLPVGRGRAPIPWTILRDMRASAVTLLHLDGGGDTGDIIDQAWFDVEPDITATGLYDRVARRQAEMLAARIDDLLAGTAPRRPQRGHASVWPRRRPSDGRIDFTASGRDVDRLVRALADPYPGAFAMFGGSRITLCPGMLDEGVRGGAPGEVVSAGPGRVWGVTCGDGAVFVPAAIRVDEGVRADPTSLAMFRPGAFFDEPSPHSLTPARPVPVPGQAPGPDGPVKEVPGARAVR from the coding sequence GTGGACCGAGCGGAGGGGGAGTCCGTGGAGGACCGGCTGCGCTACTGCTACGTGTCGGGGCTGAGCCTGGGGGTCCCCGCCCTGGAGGAACTGTGCGCCCAGGGACGCCCGCCGTCCCTGGTGGTCTCCTACCCCGCCGAACTCGCCCACCGCTCCGGCTACGTCGACTACGAGGCGGTCACCCGACGCCACGACCTGGAGCACCTGCGCGCCTCCGACCTGGGCTCGGACGAGGTCCGCGACGCGCTCGCCGTCCGCGGCGTCGCCCTGCTGGTCGTCGCCGGGTGGTCCAGCCCCGTGCCCGAACGCCTGCTGGCGGCCCTGCCGCGGGGCGGGGTCGGCCTGCACCCGGCTCCGCTGCCGGTCGGCCGGGGCCGCGCCCCCATCCCGTGGACGATCCTGCGCGACATGCGGGCCAGCGCCGTCACCCTGCTGCACCTGGACGGGGGCGGCGACACCGGCGACATCATCGACCAGGCGTGGTTCGACGTCGAGCCCGACATCACCGCCACCGGCCTGTACGACCGGGTGGCCCGCCGCCAGGCCGAGATGCTCGCGGCCCGCATCGACGACCTGCTGGCGGGCACCGCGCCACGGCGGCCCCAGCGCGGGCACGCGTCGGTGTGGCCGCGCCGCAGGCCCAGCGACGGGCGCATCGACTTCACCGCCTCGGGCCGCGACGTGGACCGCCTGGTGCGGGCCCTGGCCGACCCCTACCCGGGCGCCTTCGCGATGTTCGGCGGCAGCCGCATCACCCTGTGCCCGGGGATGCTGGACGAGGGGGTCCGGGGCGGCGCCCCGGGCGAGGTGGTGTCGGCGGGACCGGGCCGCGTGTGGGGTGTGACCTGCGGGGACGGGGCGGTGTTCGTGCCCGCGGCGATCCGCGTGGACGAGGGGGTCCGCGCCGACCCGACGTCACTGGCCATGTTCCGGCCCGGGGCGTTCTTCGACGAGCCCTCGCCGCACTCGCTCACCCCGGCCCGGCCGGTCCCGGTGCCCGGCCAGGCGCCCGGCCCCGACGGCCCCGTGAAGGAGGTGCCGGGGGCGAGGGCCGTCCGCTGA
- a CDS encoding FKBP-type peptidyl-prolyl cis-trans isomerase gives MHRRAAALAVPLTVIALTVSSCGNIPEEWRTPAFMRMDGDQLDSRLPTVTGDVGEAPEVAFPDIEPPEEELSGVVDEGPSEEELVRADDLVIANVAQFQWTGPGEGEPVEGQSSYETGAPDLIRMTDMPEQISSVLVNQAVGSRAVYVFPPLTEEEQAQAESMGQPPQVGASVLVVDILDRFGMGSVVPGEQTTDGGDGLPTVTQEGHSEPTIEIPEGDAPEELEVVPLIEGTGDEVEEGQQVIVQYTGVRWEADENGDHPVFDSTWTRGGAPFDTTIGAGSVIKGWDEGIVGQKTGSRLLLVVPGDMAYGETEEEAMGAPAGTLVFVVDVLGAFDNPPPAEPEEGASEGAEDGGEEAPADEESPEGEATE, from the coding sequence ATGCACCGACGTGCCGCCGCCCTCGCGGTGCCCCTGACCGTCATCGCTTTGACGGTCTCAAGCTGCGGAAACATCCCCGAGGAGTGGCGCACTCCCGCCTTCATGCGGATGGACGGTGACCAGCTCGACTCCCGGCTGCCCACCGTCACCGGTGACGTCGGCGAGGCGCCCGAGGTCGCCTTCCCCGACATCGAGCCCCCCGAGGAGGAGCTCTCCGGTGTCGTGGACGAGGGCCCCAGCGAGGAGGAGCTGGTCCGCGCCGACGACCTCGTCATCGCCAACGTCGCCCAGTTCCAGTGGACGGGCCCCGGCGAGGGCGAGCCGGTCGAGGGCCAGTCCAGCTACGAGACCGGGGCCCCGGACCTCATCCGTATGACCGACATGCCCGAGCAGATCAGCTCGGTCCTGGTCAACCAGGCCGTCGGCAGCCGCGCGGTGTACGTCTTCCCGCCGCTGACCGAGGAGGAGCAGGCCCAGGCCGAGTCCATGGGCCAGCCGCCCCAGGTGGGCGCCAGCGTCCTGGTCGTCGACATCCTGGACCGCTTCGGCATGGGCTCGGTGGTGCCCGGCGAGCAGACCACCGACGGCGGCGACGGCCTGCCCACCGTGACCCAGGAGGGCCACAGCGAGCCCACGATCGAGATCCCCGAGGGCGACGCGCCCGAGGAGCTGGAGGTCGTCCCGCTGATCGAGGGGACGGGCGACGAGGTCGAGGAGGGCCAGCAGGTCATCGTCCAGTACACCGGTGTGCGCTGGGAGGCCGACGAGAACGGCGACCACCCCGTGTTCGACTCCACCTGGACCCGCGGCGGCGCCCCCTTCGACACCACCATCGGCGCGGGCTCGGTGATCAAGGGCTGGGACGAGGGCATCGTCGGCCAGAAGACCGGCAGCCGCCTGCTCCTGGTCGTGCCCGGCGACATGGCCTACGGCGAGACAGAGGAGGAGGCGATGGGCGCCCCGGCGGGCACCCTCGTCTTCGTGGTGGACGTCCTGGGCGCCTTCGACAACCCGCCGCCGGCCGAGCCCGAGGAGGGCGCCTCCGAGGGAGCCGAGGACGGCGGTGAGGAGGCCCCCGCGGACGAGGAGTCCCCCGAGGGCGAGGCGACCGAGTAG
- the pafA gene encoding Pup--protein ligase yields the protein MERRIFGLENEYGVTCTFRGQRRLSPDEVARYLFRRVVSWGRSSNVFLRNGARLYLDVGSHPEYATPECDSLVDLVAHDKAGERILEGLQVDAEQRLHEEGIAGDIYLFKNNTDSAGNSYGCHENYLVGRHGEFGRLADVLIPFLVTRQIICGAGKVLQTPRGALYCVSQRAEHIWEGVSSATTRSRPIINTRDEPHADAERFRRLHVIVGDSNMSETTTLLKLGSTDLVLRMIEAGVVMRDYTLENPIRAIREVSHDMTGRRKVRLANGREAGALEIQREYLEKVQSYVDRHGTDATGKRVLELWQRTLEAVETQNLESVSREIDWVAKYMLLERYRAKHDLSLSSPRIAQLDLTYHDIHRDRGLFYLMQNRGQMERVVGDLKIFEAKSVPPQTTRARLRGEFIRRAQEQRRDFTVDWVHLKLNDQAQRTVLCKDPFKSVDERVEKLIAGM from the coding sequence GTGGAACGACGGATCTTCGGGCTGGAGAACGAGTACGGGGTCACGTGCACCTTCCGGGGACAGCGCCGGCTGTCGCCGGACGAGGTCGCCCGCTACCTCTTCCGGAGGGTGGTCTCCTGGGGGCGCAGCAGCAACGTGTTCCTCCGCAACGGCGCCCGCCTCTACCTGGACGTGGGCAGCCACCCCGAGTACGCCACCCCCGAGTGCGACAGCCTCGTGGACCTGGTGGCGCACGACAAGGCCGGCGAGCGCATCCTGGAGGGGCTGCAGGTCGACGCCGAGCAGCGCCTGCACGAGGAGGGCATCGCCGGGGACATCTACCTGTTCAAGAACAACACCGACTCCGCCGGCAACTCCTACGGCTGCCACGAGAACTACCTCGTGGGCCGGCACGGGGAGTTCGGGCGGCTGGCCGACGTGCTCATCCCCTTCCTGGTCACCCGGCAGATCATCTGCGGGGCCGGAAAGGTCCTGCAGACCCCGCGCGGCGCCCTGTACTGCGTCAGCCAGCGTGCCGAGCACATCTGGGAGGGCGTCTCCTCCGCCACCACCAGGTCCCGGCCGATCATCAACACCCGCGACGAGCCGCACGCGGACGCCGAGCGCTTCCGCCGCCTGCACGTCATCGTCGGCGACTCCAACATGAGCGAGACCACCACCCTGCTCAAGCTGGGCTCCACCGACCTGGTGCTGCGGATGATCGAGGCGGGCGTGGTCATGCGCGACTACACCCTGGAGAACCCGATCCGGGCGATCCGCGAGGTCAGCCACGACATGACCGGCCGCCGCAAGGTGCGCCTGGCCAACGGGCGCGAGGCGGGCGCGCTGGAGATCCAGCGCGAGTACCTGGAGAAGGTGCAGAGCTACGTCGACCGGCACGGCACCGACGCGACCGGCAAGCGGGTCCTGGAGCTGTGGCAGCGCACCCTGGAGGCGGTCGAGACCCAGAACCTGGAGTCGGTCTCCCGGGAGATCGACTGGGTCGCCAAGTACATGCTGCTGGAGCGCTACCGCGCCAAGCACGACCTGTCCCTGTCCTCGCCCCGGATCGCCCAGCTCGACCTGACCTACCACGACATCCACCGCGACCGCGGCCTGTTCTACCTGATGCAGAACCGCGGCCAGATGGAGCGGGTGGTCGGCGACCTGAAGATCTTCGAGGCCAAGTCGGTGCCCCCGCAGACCACGCGGGCCCGGCTGCGCGGCGAGTTCATCCGCCGCGCCCAGGAGCAGCGCCGCGACTTCACCGTCGACTGGGTGCACCTCAAGCTCAACGACCAGGCGCAGCGCACCGTGCTGTGCAAGGACCCCTTCAAGTCGGTGGACGAGCGGGTGGAGAAGCTCATCGCCGGGATGTGA
- the prcA gene encoding proteasome subunit alpha — translation MSMPFYVAPEQQMKDKADYARKGIARGRSAVVLQYEGGILLVADNVSRTLHKISELYDRIAFAAVGRYPEFENLRLMGVRFADVRGYQYDRRDVSGRQLANIYAQTLGTVFSESLKPWEVEIVVAEVGDTADGDEIYRITFDGSIVDEQGFVAVGGSSDHVSQALKDRFSATASLAAALNAATHALARENGEERELEAANLEVAVLERSREHRKFRRIQGQRLVSLLQEGRGGAAPGGTTTEDDA, via the coding sequence GTGTCGATGCCGTTCTACGTCGCCCCCGAACAGCAGATGAAGGACAAGGCGGACTACGCGCGCAAGGGCATCGCGCGCGGCCGCAGCGCCGTCGTCCTGCAGTACGAGGGCGGCATCCTGCTGGTGGCGGACAACGTCTCCCGCACACTCCACAAGATCAGCGAGCTCTACGACCGCATCGCCTTCGCGGCGGTCGGCCGCTACCCCGAGTTCGAGAACCTGCGCCTGATGGGCGTGCGCTTCGCGGACGTGCGCGGGTACCAGTACGACCGCCGCGACGTCAGCGGGCGCCAGCTCGCCAACATCTACGCCCAGACCCTGGGCACGGTGTTCAGCGAGAGCCTCAAGCCCTGGGAGGTGGAGATCGTCGTCGCCGAGGTCGGCGACACCGCCGACGGCGACGAGATCTACCGCATCACCTTCGACGGCTCCATCGTCGACGAGCAGGGGTTCGTCGCGGTGGGCGGGTCCTCCGACCACGTCTCCCAGGCGCTCAAGGACCGGTTCTCCGCGACCGCCTCCCTCGCTGCCGCGCTCAACGCCGCCACCCACGCCCTGGCCAGGGAGAACGGCGAGGAGCGCGAGCTGGAGGCGGCCAACCTGGAGGTCGCCGTCCTGGAGCGCTCCAGGGAGCACCGCAAGTTCCGCCGCATCCAGGGGCAGCGCCTGGTCTCCCTCCTCCAGGAGGGGCGCGGCGGGGCCGCCCCCGGCGGTACCACCACCGAGGACGACGCATAG
- the prcB gene encoding proteasome subunit beta has translation MFEGFEGKGLPAAFMSAGTSSFTEFLREVRPELMPGHGLSAQAQGAAAEHLAPDATTIVALTFPGGVLIAGDRRATQGNVIANRDMEKVYRTDEFSAVAIAGSAGFGIELARLYQVELEHYEKMEGRSLSLEGKANKLAQMVRGHLGLAMQGFVVVPLFVGFDENEGRGRVFSYDATGGRYEEQRYYSIGSGSVFAKGSIKKLYRDDLTETDAVKAALESLYDAADDDSATGGPDLHRRIFPLVDVITADGHRRLPAEDVARLATEVVEGRAVHPDGPTAPLA, from the coding sequence GTGTTCGAAGGGTTCGAGGGCAAGGGGTTGCCCGCCGCTTTCATGAGTGCGGGGACCTCGTCCTTCACCGAGTTTCTCCGGGAGGTCAGGCCTGAACTGATGCCCGGCCACGGACTGTCGGCACAGGCGCAGGGGGCCGCCGCCGAGCACCTCGCCCCCGACGCGACGACGATCGTCGCGCTGACCTTCCCCGGGGGCGTTCTGATCGCGGGCGACCGGCGCGCCACCCAGGGCAACGTGATCGCCAACCGCGACATGGAAAAAGTTTATCGAACGGACGAGTTCTCCGCGGTGGCCATTGCGGGCTCCGCCGGCTTCGGTATCGAATTGGCCCGTCTCTACCAGGTGGAACTGGAGCACTACGAGAAGATGGAGGGCCGCTCGCTCTCCCTCGAGGGCAAAGCGAACAAGCTCGCGCAGATGGTCCGCGGCCACCTCGGCCTGGCCATGCAGGGCTTCGTCGTGGTCCCCCTCTTCGTCGGCTTCGACGAGAACGAGGGCCGCGGCCGCGTCTTCAGCTACGACGCGACCGGCGGCCGCTACGAGGAGCAGCGCTACTACTCCATCGGCTCCGGGTCGGTCTTCGCCAAGGGCTCCATCAAGAAGCTCTACCGCGATGACCTCACGGAGACGGACGCCGTCAAGGCCGCCCTGGAATCCCTCTACGACGCGGCCGACGACGACTCCGCCACCGGAGGCCCCGACCTGCACCGCAGGATCTTCCCCCTGGTCGACGTGATCACCGCGGACGGCCACCGCCGCCTGCCCGCCGAGGACGTCGCCCGCCTGGCGACCGAGGTGGTCGAGGGGCGCGCCGTCCACCCGGACGGCCCCACCGCCCCCCTGGCCTGA
- a CDS encoding ubiquitin-like protein Pup: MAKDTGGQKHASRRDEEVEEVEASADVQERKDQLDEDVDDILDEIDDVLESNAEDFVRQFVQKGGQ, translated from the coding sequence ATGGCGAAGGACACCGGCGGTCAGAAGCACGCGTCGCGCCGCGACGAAGAGGTAGAAGAGGTCGAGGCCTCCGCCGACGTTCAGGAGCGCAAGGACCAGCTGGACGAGGACGTCGACGACATCCTCGACGAGATCGACGACGTGCTGGAGAGCAACGCCGAGGACTTCGTCCGGCAGTTCGTGCAGAAGGGCGGACAGTAG
- a CDS encoding S1 family peptidase — protein MKHSPALAALGLAAAMLASAGPAAADTVEDALVRDLGLTAEQAHGLPRAQARAAEIDAAAADLDAYAGSVFDVRTRVLTVHVTDGSAVAAVEALGAAAEVVDGDPDEAVRALNAAEPPEGVVGWYPEAGAVVVEVLPGSGVSAADLGVPDDAVRLVEAARPSTYGRIIGGHRFTAYGGSCTIGFSARGDGVEGFLTAGHCGRPGDVLQGPDGPVGVFRHSVFPGSDGAFVQVSPPWVVTNLVERYSTAYLEVAGSTPAPVGSALCMSSPSYGWQCGTLQARNQTVSYPQGTVRGLFRTNLCAGPGDSGAPIVAGAQAQGIVSGGSGSPGGGCTTFGQEVNPLLAMWGLTLVTS, from the coding sequence ATGAAGCACTCCCCCGCTCTGGCCGCGCTGGGCCTGGCCGCCGCGATGCTCGCGTCGGCCGGCCCCGCGGCGGCCGACACCGTCGAGGACGCGCTGGTCCGGGACCTGGGCCTGACCGCCGAGCAGGCGCACGGGCTGCCGCGGGCGCAGGCCCGGGCCGCGGAGATCGACGCCGCGGCCGCGGACCTGGACGCCTACGCCGGGTCGGTGTTCGACGTCCGGACGCGCGTGCTGACGGTCCACGTCACCGACGGGTCCGCCGTGGCCGCCGTCGAGGCGCTGGGCGCCGCGGCCGAGGTCGTCGACGGCGACCCGGACGAGGCCGTCCGCGCGCTGAACGCCGCCGAGCCCCCCGAGGGCGTCGTCGGCTGGTACCCCGAGGCCGGCGCCGTCGTGGTGGAGGTCCTCCCCGGCTCCGGGGTGTCCGCCGCCGACCTGGGCGTGCCGGACGACGCGGTGCGCCTGGTCGAGGCCGCCCGGCCGTCGACCTACGGGCGGATCATCGGCGGCCACCGTTTCACCGCCTACGGCGGCAGCTGCACCATCGGCTTCTCGGCGCGCGGCGACGGCGTCGAGGGCTTCCTGACCGCCGGCCACTGCGGCCGCCCCGGGGACGTCCTCCAGGGCCCCGACGGTCCCGTCGGCGTGTTCCGGCACTCGGTCTTCCCCGGTTCCGACGGCGCGTTCGTGCAGGTCTCCCCGCCCTGGGTGGTGACCAACCTGGTCGAGCGCTACAGCACCGCATACCTGGAGGTGGCGGGCTCCACGCCCGCCCCCGTGGGGTCGGCGCTGTGCATGTCCTCGCCGTCCTACGGCTGGCAGTGCGGCACCCTCCAGGCCCGCAACCAGACCGTGAGCTACCCCCAGGGGACCGTGCGCGGCCTGTTCCGGACGAACCTGTGCGCGGGCCCCGGGGACTCGGGCGCGCCCATCGTGGCCGGGGCCCAGGCCCAGGGGATCGTCTCGGGCGGCTCCGGTTCGCCCGGGGGCGGGTGCACCACGTTCGGCCAGGAGGTGAACCCCCTGCTGGCGATGTGGGGGCTGACCCTGGTGACCTCGTGA